In a genomic window of Erigeron canadensis isolate Cc75 chromosome 5, C_canadensis_v1, whole genome shotgun sequence:
- the LOC122600768 gene encoding uncharacterized protein LOC122600768, with the protein MPMNKPPAIPPPMIGKIGPYTVFVTPPVQSSVETSPPVHPPPLVLPPPVQYSNSGSSYNSKFGFFWDTVTKVQNVHSSLDDYVACWFGLNQSKYQWALDDYYQKKGVDQVDAKHKDISTKAQNM; encoded by the exons atgccAATGAACAAACCACCGGCAATTCCACCGCCGATGATCGGAAAGATCGGTCCATATACTGTCTTTGTTACTCCACCGGTTCAATCATCAGTTGAGACATCTCCTCCGGTTCACCCACCTCCACTAGTTCTTCCTCCCCCGGTTCAGTACTCCAACTCCGGTTCATCTTACAACTCCAAGTTTGGGTTCTTTTGGGATACTGTCACTAAAGTTCAAAATG TACATTCAAGTTTGGATGATTATGTGGCCTGTTGGTTTGGGTTGAACCAATCGAAATATCAATGGGCGTTGGATGACTATTACCAAAAGAAGGGGGTG GACCAGGTTGATGCAAAACATAAAGATATATCCACCAAAGCACAAAATATGTAA